The region TGATGGTTTGGCTCTTGATCCAATCATTTCAAGAACCAGCATTCCATAGCTATACACATCCGACTTGTGTGAGACTTTACCGTACACTCTTGAAAACACTTCAGGTGCAATGTATCCTATCGTTCCTCTTGTGTCCAACACTGACATGATGCTTTCTTTCCTCCCACAAAGCTTAGAAAGGCCAAAGTCAGAAACCTTGGGGCAAAGGTTGTGATCCAAGAGTACATTCTGCGGCTTTATGTCGAAATGTACAATCCTTGTCCTGCATCCATGGTGCAAGTACTCTAGACCACGAGCAACACCTAATGCAATTTCATATAGCTTCATCCAATTCTTATTCGACGACTTTGTGCTTGAGATGAAGTTATCAAGAGATCCATTCTCTAAAAACTCGTAAAGAATGGCTCTCTTGGTACCTTCGGCACAGAATCCAAGCAGGGTAACAATGTTGACATGAGAAGTTTTGCTCATGCTGGCAACTTCATTGAGGAAGTCTTCACCATTACCCTTTGAGTCTTTCAAGACCTTCACCGCTACACTACGACCATCACAGAGTGTTCCTCTGTAGACAGTTCCAAATCCGCCTTTCCCAACCACTATGGCGAACGACTTTGTGATTCTCTTCACTTGTGCATAGCTGTAGTGCTTTAGTGGAATAAGGGCCTTTAGATTAAGCTGGCTAGGAACATCTGATGTCTTCCTTCGCCGGCTGATAACACAGTACAAACCTCCGGCTATAAGAATGATGGCCACAAATCCAAAAGCATATTCCATTCCTAGAGATGAAAACAAAAACCAATTGTTTATCATCGATCAGCAAGAAGAACATACAGCTCTTCCAGAAT is a window of Raphanus sativus cultivar WK10039 unplaced genomic scaffold, ASM80110v3 Scaffold3807, whole genome shotgun sequence DNA encoding:
- the LOC130506944 gene encoding LEAF RUST 10 DISEASE-RESISTANCE LOCUS RECEPTOR-LIKE PROTEIN KINASE-like 2.5; protein product: MINNWFLFSSLGMEYAFGFVAIILIAGGLYCVISRRRKTSDVPSQLNLKALIPLKHYSYAQVKRITKSFAIVVGKGGFGTVYRGTLCDGRSVAVKVLKDSKGNGEDFLNEVASMSKTSHVNIVTLLGFCAEGTKRAILYEFLENGSLDNFISSTKSSNKNWMKLYEIALGVARGLEYLHHGCRTRIVHFDIKPQNVLLDHNLCPKVSDFGLSKLCGRKESIMSVLDTRGTIGYIAPEVFSRVYGKVSHKSDVYSYGMLVLEMIGSRAKPSTEDTASTKSSVYFPEWIYTDLEMGDSGRPKGNGINFEEEEIAKTMTLVGLWCIQSSPSDRPSMDRVVEMMEGSLDALEVPPKPVLQATLPESFTLSEDISLYTEVCSMNWRSVKLDKLEDR